The proteins below are encoded in one region of Reichenbachiella sp. 5M10:
- the dprA gene encoding DNA-processing protein DprA, whose protein sequence is MEEEIRYVLALKFTAGIGDVLAKQLISYSGSAKSVFHLPKGKLLKIPGIGAKVIEALQQSKGLELADDCLRSCQVQSITVIPYFSSKYPDKLKLINDAPLVLFYKGNPCYNDRKIIGIVGTRNATNYGKQVTADVVEGLKSHDVLVLSGLAYGIDVTAHRAAIKEGMDTIGVLAGGLDKIYPAVHQNVATEMLQAGGLLSEHGPGVKPDAHNFPARNRIIAGMCDALIVVEAAKKGGALITANLAYSYNREVFAIPGELGNKYSEGCNLLLRSQRALIYTSVKDLEYHLGWKAGEKKREKAQLLDLSVYSEEERKVIVILSDFAKGLHLDELCWKSQLTINQVVTLLLNLEFSGLVESMPGRLYRLTKSVAGLPT, encoded by the coding sequence ATGGAAGAAGAAATACGCTATGTACTTGCTTTGAAGTTTACCGCCGGAATCGGAGATGTCCTGGCTAAACAATTGATCAGTTACTCAGGTTCTGCCAAGTCTGTATTTCATTTGCCGAAGGGCAAACTACTCAAAATTCCAGGTATTGGAGCTAAAGTCATCGAGGCACTGCAGCAAAGCAAAGGACTAGAATTGGCTGATGACTGCTTGAGAAGCTGTCAAGTGCAATCGATCACCGTGATTCCTTATTTCTCATCCAAGTATCCTGATAAACTCAAACTGATCAACGATGCTCCGTTGGTGTTGTTTTACAAAGGGAACCCTTGCTACAACGATCGAAAAATCATAGGAATTGTAGGGACTAGGAATGCCACAAACTATGGGAAACAAGTGACTGCCGATGTGGTCGAAGGTCTCAAGTCACACGATGTATTGGTGTTGAGTGGCTTGGCTTATGGTATTGATGTCACGGCGCATAGAGCAGCGATAAAAGAAGGTATGGATACGATAGGAGTCTTGGCAGGAGGCCTGGACAAGATCTACCCTGCGGTACATCAAAATGTAGCTACAGAGATGCTTCAGGCGGGTGGGCTGCTCTCTGAGCATGGGCCTGGAGTCAAGCCAGATGCGCATAATTTCCCCGCAAGGAATCGGATCATTGCAGGTATGTGTGATGCACTCATCGTTGTAGAGGCTGCTAAGAAGGGAGGTGCTTTGATCACAGCTAACCTGGCGTATTCGTACAACCGTGAGGTTTTTGCGATTCCAGGAGAGCTCGGCAATAAGTACTCCGAAGGGTGTAACTTGCTGCTGCGGTCTCAACGTGCACTGATCTATACGAGTGTCAAAGACCTAGAATACCATCTAGGTTGGAAGGCGGGAGAGAAGAAGAGGGAGAAGGCTCAACTTTTGGATTTGTCTGTGTATTCAGAAGAGGAGCGGAAGGTTATCGTTATTTTGTCTGATTTTGCCAAAGGATTGCATCTGGACGAACTCTGCTGGAAGAGTCAGTTGACCATCAACCAAGTAGTGACTCTCTTGCTGAATCTAGAGTTTTCAGGTTTGGTTGAGTCTATGCCTGGTAGACTCTATCGATTGACCAAATCGGTGGCGGGGTTACCTACCTAA
- a CDS encoding MerR family transcriptional regulator, protein MPYKEKEIEKRYYTIGEVADDLGVATSLIRFWESEFDIISPKKNRKGNRQFTKEDIQKVKLIYHLVKVKGYTLHGARDFIKNDVNAAMDKIDMIESLKGIKGFLEQLRDGLQRN, encoded by the coding sequence GTGCCGTACAAAGAAAAAGAAATAGAGAAAAGATATTACACCATAGGGGAGGTCGCTGATGACCTAGGTGTAGCAACTTCCTTGATTAGGTTTTGGGAAAGCGAGTTCGATATCATCAGCCCCAAGAAAAACCGAAAGGGTAACCGGCAGTTTACCAAGGAGGACATCCAAAAGGTGAAGTTGATTTACCATTTGGTCAAAGTAAAGGGGTATACATTGCACGGTGCTAGGGATTTCATCAAGAATGATGTCAATGCAGCCATGGACAAAATTGATATGATCGAATCCCTAAAAGGAATCAAAGGCTTTTTGGAGCAATTGAGAGACGGTTTGCAGAGAAATTAA
- a CDS encoding CapA family protein: MNKIVVLALLALAVVGCKTQQNLPQTSTRPEPDSVLIDTVAQVPDYYVTAKQDTLTSLDEEVEIALYRVLKDTVTIIGVGDIMMGTNFPSSDYLPGNRGRDLWSEVSDTLRQADVTFGNLEGVILNEGGEQKQCKNPKVCYLFRSPEYMLDNLTDAGFDVVSLANNHAGDFGDEGRVNTMKALDTVGIHYAGLIDAPYTVFERDGMKYGMVAFSPNKGTILIHHLEQAKRLVAQLDSMVDVVIVSFHAGAEGHEHQHVTRESEYYYGEDRGNVYAFARQMIDQGADVIFGHGPHVTRAVDLYKDRFIAYSLGNFCTYGRFNLRGVKGVAPIIRVSTDGQGRFLRAQIIPTYQGGAGGPKFDLDGRAIRIIQELTEKDFPESNLRIDDSGIISYIEN; this comes from the coding sequence ATGAATAAAATAGTTGTCTTGGCACTTTTGGCTCTAGCGGTGGTCGGGTGTAAAACCCAACAGAACTTACCCCAGACCAGTACCCGGCCTGAACCTGATTCGGTGCTGATTGATACTGTGGCTCAAGTGCCGGACTATTATGTCACAGCAAAACAGGACACCTTGACTTCTCTCGATGAAGAGGTGGAGATAGCACTGTACCGTGTCCTCAAGGATACTGTGACGATCATAGGAGTAGGCGATATCATGATGGGGACCAATTTTCCTAGTTCCGACTATCTGCCTGGCAATAGAGGACGAGACTTGTGGTCCGAGGTGTCTGATACACTGAGACAAGCAGATGTGACCTTTGGTAACTTGGAAGGAGTCATTCTCAACGAGGGTGGCGAACAGAAACAATGTAAAAACCCTAAGGTTTGTTATTTGTTTCGCTCACCAGAGTATATGCTCGACAATTTGACAGACGCGGGGTTTGATGTGGTGAGTTTAGCGAATAATCATGCGGGGGATTTTGGTGATGAAGGTAGAGTGAATACCATGAAAGCATTGGATACTGTGGGGATCCATTATGCAGGGCTGATCGATGCGCCATATACTGTATTTGAGCGAGACGGGATGAAATATGGTATGGTGGCTTTCTCTCCAAACAAAGGAACGATTTTGATTCATCATTTGGAGCAAGCCAAACGGTTGGTTGCACAATTGGATTCGATGGTTGATGTGGTGATTGTGTCGTTTCATGCAGGAGCAGAGGGGCATGAACACCAACATGTGACGCGGGAGTCGGAGTATTATTATGGAGAGGATCGAGGCAATGTGTATGCGTTTGCCAGGCAGATGATTGACCAAGGTGCAGATGTGATTTTTGGTCACGGACCTCATGTTACACGTGCCGTAGATCTATACAAAGACCGATTCATTGCCTATAGTCTGGGCAATTTCTGTACCTATGGTCGGTTCAATCTCAGGGGAGTGAAAGGGGTAGCGCCTATCATTCGGGTGAGTACAGATGGGCAGGGTCGATTTTTGAGAGCACAGATTATTCCTACCTATCAAGGCGGAGCGGGTGGACCTAAGTTTGATCTGGACGGACGAGCGATCCGTATTATTCAAGAACTAACCGAAAAAGATTTCCCCGAAAGCAATTTGAGGATTGATGATTCAGGGATAATTTCATATATTGAAAACTGA
- a CDS encoding M23 family metallopeptidase, whose amino-acid sequence MARIKYYYDTESCKYERVKVSTWDIILNALGFLSLSVMLSVGMFIVYNKYFKSPVVAQLEKENEELLYYYDLLQNDMEAASKMLSSLQERDDNVYRVIFEAEPIPSSIRNAGVGGTDRYKEITEKGLERSDLLVEVYEKIGKLKKQMYIQTKSYDDLIEMASNKDEFYAALPAIQPVSNKELKRLSSGFGYRTDPILKTRKLHEGVDFSAPTGTPIYTTGDGVVKKIRTSFGGYGKQIEIDHGYGYVTKYAHMSEFNVEKGQKVKRGECIGFVGHTGKSTAPHLHYEVIKDGKKINPVYFFYQDLNATEYEEILRLASIENQALGSY is encoded by the coding sequence ATGGCTAGAATAAAATACTATTACGACACGGAATCGTGTAAATATGAGCGAGTCAAGGTGTCCACCTGGGATATTATCTTGAATGCATTAGGATTTTTATCGCTCTCAGTGATGTTGTCGGTAGGGATGTTTATTGTATACAATAAGTATTTCAAGTCACCTGTAGTCGCACAGCTCGAGAAAGAAAACGAAGAGTTGCTATACTATTACGATCTGTTGCAAAATGACATGGAGGCGGCTTCCAAGATGTTGTCTTCTCTCCAAGAGCGAGACGACAATGTGTACCGAGTGATTTTTGAAGCAGAGCCTATTCCATCTTCCATTCGAAACGCAGGAGTAGGGGGGACGGATCGATACAAAGAAATTACCGAAAAAGGATTGGAAAGGAGTGATTTGCTCGTGGAGGTTTATGAGAAGATAGGCAAACTCAAGAAGCAGATGTACATCCAAACCAAGTCCTACGATGACTTGATTGAGATGGCTAGCAACAAAGATGAATTTTATGCTGCACTACCGGCGATTCAGCCCGTTTCCAACAAGGAGTTGAAAAGATTGTCATCGGGGTTTGGATATAGAACAGACCCTATTTTGAAAACAAGGAAGCTACACGAAGGGGTAGACTTCTCTGCGCCCACGGGTACGCCAATTTATACTACTGGCGATGGGGTTGTCAAAAAAATACGTACCAGTTTTGGTGGTTATGGCAAGCAGATCGAGATCGATCACGGGTATGGCTATGTGACCAAGTATGCGCACATGAGTGAGTTCAACGTAGAAAAAGGTCAGAAAGTAAAACGAGGAGAGTGTATTGGGTTTGTGGGGCATACAGGGAAATCTACTGCACCACATTTGCACTACGAAGTGATCAAGGATGGAAAGAAAATCAATCCCGTGTATTTTTTCTACCAAGATTTGAACGCTACAGAGTATGAGGAGATATTGCGTCTGGCATCTATCGAAAATCAAGCGTTGGGGTCTTATTAG
- the alaS gene encoding alanine--tRNA ligase — MNSKEIRKRFLDFFERKQHEIVPSAPLVIHNDPTLMFTNAGMNQFKDFFLGNADPSSKRVADTQKCLRVSGKHNDLEEVGLDTYHHTMFEMLGNWSFGDYFKKEAIQWAWELLTEEFQLPKDRLYASVFGGDEEDDMPLDQEALDFWKAILPEERIVYGNKKDNFWEMGETGPCGPCSEIHIDLRPQEEVDQIPGKDLVNMDHPQVVEIWNLVFMQFNRMANGSLVKLPAQHVDTGMGFERLAMAIQQKTSNYDTDVFTPLINAIAQKANVTYGNEEKTDIALRVISDHIRAIAFTIADGQLPSNNKAGYVIRRILRRAVRYGYTFLNFKEPFLFELVEVLAEQFDGVFSELTSQKDFVAKVIREEESSFLRTLDKGLNKLEVIKKQVESTTKMIDGSTAFELYDTYGFPYDLTSLIARENGLSVDEEGFKKEMEVQKNRSKKDAATAKGDWIEVKIIDEVQFLGYDAVTAIAQISRYREVEEKGKTLYHIVLDQTPFYAESGGQVGDTGYLADGDEKISIIDTKKENNLIIHHANKLPSNLEAHFDAVVNVTKRRLTENNHSATHLLHAALREVLGEHVQQKGSLVNEKILRFDFSHFARMTDEEILAVEKIVNSKIRANITLDEQRNVPIEEAKKLGAMALFGEKYGDFVRVITFDKNYSVELCGGTHVPATGNIGQFKIVSEGSVAAGVRRIEALTAESAENFNLKQAAILQQVNELLNNPKDPVKAIEALVKEKLDLTKEIEEVNVEKSKQQKINLQQKIESTNGLNVLIQQAELPNAEALKKIAFEFKNEVENLILIIAANIADKPQVAVMISDNLIETYDLHAGNMVRELAKEIKGGGGGQPFFATAGGKDLKGLPQVVAKAKELIKSVTSH; from the coding sequence ATGAATTCCAAGGAGATTAGAAAACGCTTTTTAGACTTTTTTGAAAGAAAACAGCACGAAATAGTACCTTCCGCCCCGCTCGTCATTCACAACGACCCTACGTTGATGTTTACCAATGCGGGAATGAATCAATTCAAAGATTTTTTTCTTGGAAATGCCGACCCCTCGTCCAAGCGAGTAGCCGACACGCAGAAGTGCCTTAGGGTATCCGGCAAACACAATGATCTCGAAGAGGTAGGCCTAGACACCTACCACCATACGATGTTTGAAATGCTCGGCAACTGGTCGTTTGGTGACTATTTCAAAAAAGAAGCCATACAATGGGCTTGGGAACTACTCACCGAAGAATTCCAATTGCCAAAAGATCGCCTCTACGCCTCTGTGTTTGGAGGAGATGAAGAGGACGACATGCCTTTGGATCAAGAGGCTCTAGACTTCTGGAAAGCCATCCTACCAGAGGAGCGCATCGTCTATGGCAACAAGAAAGACAACTTCTGGGAAATGGGAGAAACAGGACCTTGTGGCCCATGCTCAGAAATCCATATAGACCTCCGTCCTCAAGAAGAAGTAGACCAAATACCTGGCAAAGACTTGGTCAATATGGATCATCCACAGGTCGTCGAGATTTGGAACCTCGTATTCATGCAATTTAACAGAATGGCAAATGGGTCGCTTGTCAAACTCCCTGCCCAACACGTAGATACAGGGATGGGCTTTGAGCGTTTGGCCATGGCCATCCAACAAAAAACTTCCAACTACGATACTGACGTATTCACACCTCTCATCAATGCCATCGCTCAAAAAGCCAACGTAACCTATGGTAACGAAGAGAAGACTGACATTGCACTACGCGTCATCTCAGACCACATCCGTGCCATAGCCTTTACCATAGCGGACGGTCAACTCCCCTCCAACAACAAAGCGGGCTATGTCATTCGACGTATCTTGAGAAGGGCCGTACGCTACGGCTACACCTTCCTCAATTTCAAAGAGCCTTTCCTTTTTGAGTTGGTCGAAGTATTGGCGGAGCAATTTGATGGAGTATTCTCAGAACTCACTTCACAAAAGGATTTTGTTGCCAAGGTCATTCGCGAAGAAGAGTCTTCTTTTCTGCGTACTTTGGACAAGGGGCTAAACAAACTAGAGGTCATCAAAAAACAAGTCGAATCTACCACCAAAATGATAGATGGATCGACAGCTTTCGAGCTCTACGACACCTATGGATTCCCTTATGATCTTACGTCGCTCATCGCTCGTGAAAACGGACTAAGTGTAGACGAGGAAGGTTTTAAGAAAGAAATGGAGGTTCAAAAAAACCGCTCGAAAAAAGACGCCGCTACAGCCAAGGGCGACTGGATAGAAGTCAAAATCATTGATGAGGTTCAATTTTTAGGATACGATGCAGTCACTGCCATCGCACAAATCTCTCGCTATCGTGAAGTCGAAGAAAAAGGAAAAACACTCTACCACATCGTGCTAGATCAGACTCCATTCTATGCAGAAAGCGGTGGACAAGTGGGCGACACAGGCTATTTAGCTGATGGTGACGAAAAAATCAGTATCATCGACACCAAAAAAGAAAACAACCTGATCATCCATCATGCGAACAAACTACCTAGCAATCTCGAAGCTCATTTTGATGCAGTAGTCAATGTGACCAAAAGACGTTTGACTGAGAACAACCACAGTGCTACTCACCTCCTGCACGCTGCATTGCGTGAAGTACTCGGAGAGCATGTACAACAAAAAGGCTCATTGGTCAATGAAAAAATCTTGCGCTTTGACTTTTCTCACTTTGCCAGAATGACCGATGAAGAAATACTTGCAGTAGAAAAAATCGTCAATAGCAAAATCAGGGCAAACATCACTCTCGACGAACAGCGAAACGTACCGATCGAAGAGGCTAAAAAACTGGGCGCAATGGCTCTTTTCGGTGAGAAATATGGAGATTTTGTCCGAGTGATCACATTTGACAAAAACTACTCCGTCGAACTCTGTGGTGGAACTCATGTCCCCGCAACTGGCAACATCGGACAGTTCAAAATAGTATCTGAAGGGTCTGTCGCAGCGGGTGTTCGACGCATCGAGGCATTGACCGCAGAATCTGCCGAAAACTTCAACTTGAAGCAAGCCGCAATTTTGCAGCAAGTCAACGAACTACTCAACAACCCTAAAGACCCCGTCAAAGCCATAGAGGCTTTGGTCAAAGAAAAACTCGACTTGACTAAGGAAATCGAAGAAGTCAATGTAGAAAAGAGCAAGCAACAAAAAATAAACTTGCAACAAAAAATAGAAAGCACGAATGGCCTCAATGTACTGATCCAACAAGCCGAACTGCCCAATGCAGAAGCATTGAAAAAAATTGCCTTCGAATTTAAAAACGAGGTAGAGAACCTAATCCTGATAATTGCTGCTAATATTGCGGACAAGCCACAAGTGGCCGTGATGATCTCCGACAACCTCATAGAGACGTATGACCTACACGCTGGCAATATGGTTCGTGAGCTAGCCAAAGAAATCAAAGGAGGAGGTGGTGGACAGCCCTTCTTCGCGACAGCAGGAGGCAAGGATCTCAAAGGACTGCCCCAAGTGGTAGCCAAAGCAAAAGAATTAATCAAGAGTGTGACTAGTCATTGA
- the gatB gene encoding Asp-tRNA(Asn)/Glu-tRNA(Gln) amidotransferase subunit GatB, producing the protein MKEKTSKYELVVGLEIHVQLATKSKLFASDKNSFGDAPNTNVSPITLAHPGTLPKPNTKAIEYAIKMGLACNCEIARTTSFDRKNYFYPDLPKGYQTTQDNQPICIGGYLDVKSGEAMKRINFNRIHIEEDAGKSIHDSTHTGTLLDYNRAGTPLIEMVTEPEISTAEEAGNLLTEVRRIVRFLGVGDGNMEEGSLRCDANISLKKKGSDVLGRKVEIKNMNSIRNVQRAIQHEVQRQSHLLDQGKTVKQETRGFDDSTGKTTSQRTKEEANDYRYFPCPDLLPIRIPESYLSEIKALMPKLPAEIAQELQDQYKLSEYDAEIIAESESRADYFFHTAKLCKHYKKIANWIIGPITNHLSANGQDMTNLTITAERLHELIELVESGKLNYTTASTKVFESMIAQPEKSANEVAKELALFQDNNESELQKVVDEVLKNMPDKVQAFKKGKKGLLGLFMGEVMKRSKGKANPQIATKLINESLKKS; encoded by the coding sequence TTGAAAGAAAAAACATCTAAATACGAACTGGTAGTTGGTCTGGAAATCCATGTCCAACTTGCCACAAAAAGCAAGTTGTTTGCTTCTGACAAGAATAGCTTTGGTGACGCGCCCAACACCAACGTAAGTCCAATCACTTTGGCCCACCCTGGTACATTGCCTAAGCCCAATACCAAGGCCATTGAATATGCCATCAAAATGGGTTTGGCGTGCAACTGTGAGATCGCCAGGACTACTTCTTTTGACAGAAAAAACTATTTCTATCCAGATCTACCAAAAGGCTACCAAACCACGCAAGACAACCAACCGATTTGCATCGGAGGATACCTAGACGTCAAAAGTGGTGAAGCCATGAAACGTATCAATTTCAACCGTATCCATATCGAAGAGGATGCAGGAAAGTCAATCCATGACTCGACGCACACGGGCACCTTGTTAGACTACAACCGTGCGGGCACTCCCCTCATTGAGATGGTAACTGAACCAGAAATATCAACCGCCGAAGAAGCAGGAAACTTACTCACCGAAGTACGACGGATTGTCCGATTCCTAGGTGTAGGAGATGGCAACATGGAAGAAGGCTCTTTGCGTTGTGACGCCAATATATCCCTCAAAAAGAAAGGTTCTGATGTGCTAGGTCGTAAAGTAGAAATCAAGAACATGAACTCAATACGCAACGTACAGCGTGCGATTCAGCACGAAGTACAGCGTCAAAGTCACTTGCTTGACCAAGGCAAAACAGTCAAACAAGAAACCAGAGGGTTCGATGATTCCACAGGTAAAACAACCTCACAACGTACCAAGGAAGAAGCCAACGACTACCGCTATTTTCCCTGTCCTGACCTGCTCCCAATCCGTATTCCAGAATCTTACCTCTCGGAGATCAAAGCTTTGATGCCCAAGTTGCCTGCAGAAATAGCTCAAGAGCTCCAAGACCAATACAAACTCAGCGAATACGATGCAGAAATAATCGCCGAGTCAGAAAGCCGTGCAGACTACTTCTTTCATACAGCGAAGCTCTGCAAGCACTATAAGAAAATAGCCAACTGGATCATCGGACCGATCACCAACCATCTCTCGGCCAACGGCCAAGACATGACGAACCTGACGATCACCGCTGAGCGACTCCATGAACTCATTGAGCTCGTCGAATCAGGCAAACTCAACTACACCACAGCCTCTACGAAGGTATTCGAATCGATGATCGCTCAACCCGAAAAGTCTGCCAACGAAGTAGCCAAAGAATTGGCCTTGTTTCAAGACAACAACGAATCGGAGCTTCAAAAAGTAGTAGACGAAGTTTTGAAAAACATGCCTGACAAAGTCCAAGCCTTCAAAAAAGGAAAAAAGGGATTGCTTGGTCTATTTATGGGAGAAGTCATGAAGAGATCCAAAGGCAAAGCAAACCCGCAGATCGCAACCAAACTCATCAACGAATCTCTAAAAAAGTCCTAA
- a CDS encoding peroxiredoxin, translating into MKNTFLFALCLLALACTPKKEGLKLSGTYDTPISDQLVKVELVKNNELTVIDSFYLETPGQFERNITLDEPSFLRLNFYNKHIVNMVLSNEDEVMLIKTEDDINQPYRLSGSKDTDYIYRVSNLKKDFEAQMQGLNARFIEARNNNDMAALEDIRQEYMTMQTANTKAIKKEIWEMDYSIAGLLSTSFLDEENEFTFLDSLSIKYGRELPNSTYTIALQDRVNNMRSLAIGSEAPEINLPNPEGESIKLSSLRGSYVLVDFWAAWCRPCRQENPNVVRMYNEYHNKGFDIYSVSLDKKKDAWVQAIAQDNLTWTHVSDLKYFQSEAAALYQINAIPATYLIGPDGKIIAKNLRGPELEAKLKEIFG; encoded by the coding sequence ATGAAGAATACGTTCCTATTTGCACTATGCCTATTGGCTCTAGCCTGTACTCCCAAAAAAGAAGGACTGAAATTATCGGGTACTTACGACACTCCTATATCGGATCAATTGGTAAAAGTGGAGTTGGTCAAAAACAATGAACTCACCGTCATCGATTCGTTCTACCTAGAAACCCCAGGTCAATTTGAGAGAAACATCACTTTGGACGAACCTTCTTTCCTTAGACTCAACTTCTACAACAAACACATCGTCAACATGGTCCTCTCCAATGAAGACGAGGTGATGCTGATCAAAACAGAAGACGATATCAATCAACCCTATCGACTCTCAGGGTCAAAGGACACTGACTACATCTACCGTGTAAGCAATCTCAAAAAAGACTTTGAAGCCCAAATGCAAGGATTGAATGCGAGATTCATCGAGGCTCGCAACAACAATGACATGGCTGCTCTAGAAGATATTCGTCAAGAATACATGACCATGCAAACTGCCAACACCAAAGCCATCAAAAAAGAAATATGGGAGATGGATTATTCTATCGCAGGTTTGCTCTCAACTTCCTTTTTGGACGAAGAGAATGAGTTTACATTCTTGGACAGCCTATCTATCAAATACGGTCGTGAGCTCCCCAATTCTACTTATACGATCGCTCTCCAAGATCGAGTCAACAACATGAGAAGTCTGGCAATAGGTTCGGAGGCTCCAGAAATCAACCTCCCCAACCCAGAAGGAGAATCTATCAAGTTGAGTTCGCTAAGGGGCAGCTACGTACTGGTTGATTTTTGGGCTGCATGGTGTCGCCCTTGCCGTCAAGAAAATCCAAACGTCGTTCGTATGTATAACGAATACCACAACAAAGGTTTTGACATATACAGTGTCTCCCTAGACAAAAAGAAAGATGCTTGGGTACAAGCCATCGCACAAGACAACCTCACTTGGACACACGTATCTGATCTAAAATACTTCCAATCTGAGGCAGCCGCACTGTATCAAATCAATGCCATACCTGCTACCTACTTGATAGGTCCTGATGGTAAAATCATCGCTAAAAACCTTAGAGGGCCAGAGCTAGAAGCAAAACTCAAAGAGATCTTTGGGTAA
- a CDS encoding acyl-CoA thioesterase, translating to MINRTTKTPAESQVIMTELVLPNDTNTLNNLMGGRLLHLMDIASAVCAQRHSSSIVVTASVDNVSFSQPIALGEVVTLKAKVTRAFNSSMEVFIAVTAENIPEGKIKQSNSAYYTFVAVDDEGKPRPVPEVEPQTESEKVHYEGALRRRQLRLVLANRMKPTEANELKSIFFDE from the coding sequence ATGATAAATAGGACAACAAAGACCCCGGCAGAGTCACAAGTGATCATGACCGAATTGGTGCTGCCAAATGATACCAATACACTAAATAACCTCATGGGAGGTCGTTTGTTGCACTTGATGGATATTGCATCAGCAGTTTGTGCACAGAGGCATTCGAGTAGTATCGTGGTGACTGCTTCTGTAGACAATGTGTCTTTTTCTCAGCCCATAGCATTAGGAGAAGTGGTGACACTCAAAGCGAAAGTAACCCGTGCCTTCAATTCATCCATGGAAGTGTTTATTGCCGTGACAGCCGAAAATATTCCAGAAGGAAAAATCAAGCAAAGTAATTCAGCATATTATACCTTCGTCGCAGTAGATGATGAAGGGAAACCTCGGCCTGTACCCGAAGTAGAACCTCAGACTGAAAGTGAAAAAGTGCATTATGAGGGGGCTTTGAGGCGTAGACAGTTACGTTTAGTATTGGCCAACAGAATGAAGCCAACAGAGGCGAATGAACTAAAATCTATTTTTTTCGATGAGTAG
- a CDS encoding protein-L-isoaspartate(D-aspartate) O-methyltransferase produces MRRTLVRKLREKGINNEQVLDAIGTVPRHVFFDEIFESHAYQDKAFPIAEGQTISQPYTVAFQSDLLEITPGSKVLEVGTGSGYQCCVLLELGAEVVTIEYKEKLSMLARQVLGKMGYHANFLVGDGSQGCPSLGPYDGIIVTAGAPIQAIEPLVQQLKLGGKLIIPVGDLNTQKMLRVSKVSENQIVREEFNNFSFVPLLGDNGWKN; encoded by the coding sequence ATGAGGCGCACTTTGGTGCGCAAACTTCGAGAGAAAGGGATCAACAATGAGCAAGTATTGGATGCAATTGGTACCGTGCCTCGCCATGTGTTTTTTGATGAGATTTTTGAAAGCCACGCCTACCAGGACAAGGCTTTTCCCATTGCTGAAGGGCAGACTATCTCACAGCCTTATACGGTGGCCTTTCAAAGTGACCTATTGGAGATTACCCCTGGTTCCAAAGTCCTAGAAGTAGGGACTGGTTCTGGGTATCAATGTTGTGTCCTACTTGAATTGGGCGCAGAGGTTGTGACGATTGAGTACAAAGAAAAGCTGTCAATGTTGGCTCGTCAGGTTTTGGGGAAGATGGGGTATCATGCTAATTTTTTGGTTGGAGATGGCTCACAGGGGTGTCCATCGTTAGGTCCCTATGATGGCATCATTGTCACAGCAGGAGCACCGATACAAGCGATCGAACCACTTGTACAGCAGCTCAAACTAGGAGGGAAGCTCATTATTCCTGTAGGAGATCTCAATACACAGAAAATGCTGCGTGTCTCCAAAGTAAGTGAAAATCAAATAGTTCGTGAAGAATTTAACAACTTTAGCTTTGTGCCATTGTTAGGCGACAATGGCTGGAAAAATTGA
- a CDS encoding riboflavin synthase, translating into MFTGIIETIGKVISIQKEGSNIHYTIHSSISNQLKIDQSVAHNGVCLTVVALDENTHTVTAVDETLRKTNLKTLSEGQIVNLERCMIANDRLDGHIVQGHVDQTATCTGKETLDGSWIFDFEYDASLGNITVEKGSICINGVSLTCFKSGDNHFSVTIIPYTMEHTNFHELNTGDEVNLEFDIIGKYVSKLLNKG; encoded by the coding sequence ATGTTTACTGGAATCATCGAGACAATTGGAAAGGTCATTTCCATACAAAAAGAAGGGAGCAACATCCACTACACAATCCATAGCTCCATCAGCAATCAACTAAAAATCGATCAAAGTGTGGCGCACAACGGAGTGTGTCTAACTGTGGTAGCCCTAGATGAAAACACTCATACGGTCACAGCTGTGGACGAAACCCTGCGCAAGACCAACCTAAAAACCCTCTCTGAAGGCCAAATAGTCAACCTCGAGCGTTGCATGATCGCGAATGATAGGCTTGACGGTCATATCGTCCAAGGGCATGTCGACCAAACGGCCACATGTACAGGAAAAGAAACTTTGGACGGTAGCTGGATTTTTGATTTTGAGTACGATGCTTCTCTAGGCAATATCACTGTTGAAAAAGGCTCCATATGCATCAATGGGGTAAGCTTAACCTGTTTTAAGTCTGGAGACAACCATTTTTCTGTCACCATAATACCCTACACTATGGAACATACCAACTTTCATGAACTCAACACGGGAGATGAAGTCAATCTGGAGTTTGATATAATTGGGAAATATGTTTCTAAACTTTTAAATAAAGGGTAA